A DNA window from Zingiber officinale cultivar Zhangliang chromosome 3A, Zo_v1.1, whole genome shotgun sequence contains the following coding sequences:
- the LOC122052272 gene encoding expansin-B16-like yields MAALSFYYPVVVLASLSLFRRLDGGAAFDPHWLPATATWYGSAEGDGSDGGACGYGTLVDVRPLRARVGAVSPVLFKGGEGCGVCYKVRCLDPAICSRRPSTIIVTDECPGGYCAFGRTHFDLSGAAFGRMAISGGADQLRNRGEIPVVFRRTPCKYPGKNIAFHVNEGSTRFWLSLLVEFEDADGDIGSMHIKQANSVLWQEMKHVWGASWCIIGGPLQGPFSVKLTTLTTRKTLSARDVIPRNWTPKATYTSRLNFS; encoded by the exons ATGGCTGCTCTTTCCTTCTACTACCCCGTCGTGGTGCTTGCTTCGCTGAGTTTGTTCCGACGCCTCGACGGCGGCGCTGCATTTGACCCGCACTGGCTCCCCGCGACGGCCACTTGGTACGGCAGCGCCGAAGGTGACGGCAGCGACG GCGGGGCGTGCGGGTACGGGACGCTGGTGGATGTGCGGCCGCTGCGAGCGCGGGTGGGGGCGGTGAGCCCGGTGCTGTTCAAGGGCGGCGAGGGGTGTGGCGTCTGCTACAAGGTGCGCTGCCTGGACCCCGCCATCTGCTCCCGCCGCCCCTCCACCATCATCGTCACCGACGAGTGCCCCGGCGGGTATTGCGCCTTCGGCCGCACCCACTTCGACCTCAGCGGCGCCGCCTTCGGCCGCATGGCCATCTCCGGCGGGGCCGATCAGCTCCGCAACCGCGGCGAGATCCCTGTCGTCTTCCGAAG GACTCCGTGCAAATACCCTGGGAAGAACATCGCATTCCATGTGAATGAAGGTTCCACACGCTTTTGGCTATCTCTTCTTGTGGAGTTTGAGGATGCTGATGGAGACATCGGATCCATGCACATTAAACAA GCAAATTCTGTGTTGTGGCAAGAGATGAAGCATGTGTGGGGGGCAAGTTGGTGCATCATTGGGGGGCCTCTGCAGGGGCCTTTCTCAGTAAAGCTCACCACACTGACCACTCGAAAGACCCTCTCGGCCAGAGATGTGATTCCCAGGAACTGGACTCCCAAGGCCACCTACACCTCTCGCCTCAACTTCTCGTGA
- the LOC122052274 gene encoding probable prolyl 4-hydroxylase 3, translating to MATMARLTRHPRLLPGRRSSSLTLILVVLLTVSVVLLMLLALGIFSLPVDSDGPAKHGPRRSVHEARNALEHGGDQWTEQVSWEPRAFIYHNFMSQKECEYLIELAKPHMQKSTVVDSATGRSKDSRVRTSAGMFLRRGQDKIIRTIEKRIADFTFIPVEHGEGLQVLHYEVGQKYESHFDYFTDEFNTQNGGQRIATLLMYLSDVEEGGETVFPSAKFNRSSSAELSECAKKGLSVKPKIGDALLFWSMKPDATLDPSSLHGGCPVIQGNKWSATKWMRVHEYRT from the exons ATGGCGACAATGGCGAGGCTGACGCGTCACCCGCGGCTGCTCCCAGGCCGGAGATCGTCTTCGCTCACCCTCATCCTGGTGGTGCTGCTGACCGTCTCGgtggtcctcctcatgctcctcGCCCTCGGGATCTTCTCGCTACCTGTGGATTCCGACGGCCCAGCTAAGCACGGCCCTCGAAGATCCGTCCACGAGGC GAGGAATGCGCTGGAGCACGGAGGGGATCAGTGGACGGAGCAGGTTTCGTGGGAACCCAGGGCGTTTATCTATCACAATTTTATG TCCCAGAAAGAGTGCGAGTACCTCATTGAATTGGCAAAGCCTCATATGCAGAAGTCAACAGTTGTAGATAGTGCGACAGGTCGGAGTAAAGACAGCAG GGTCCGGACAAGTGCTGGCATGTTTCTTAGAAGAGGACAAGACAAAATCATCCGAACAATTGAGAAAAGAATAGCAGATTTTACCTTCATACCTGTAG AACATGGAGAGGGTCTTCAGGTTCTCCATTATGAAGTTGGTCAGAAATATGAATCTCACTTTGACTACTTCACAGATGAATTCAACACTCAGAATGGGGGTCAGCGAATAGCTACACTTCTCATGTACCT TTCTGATGTTGAGGAAGGTGGTGAAACTGTCTTTCCTTCTGCAAAATTCAACAGAAGTTCTTCAGCAGAGTTATCAGAATGTGCAAAAAAAGGCCTTTCTGTTAAACCAAAGATTGGTGATGCTTTACTCTTCTGGAGTATGAAACCAGATGCCACTCTGGATCCATCTAGTTTACATG GTGGATGCCCTGTTATTCAAGGAAATAAATGGTCTGCTACAAAATGGATGCGTGTTCATGAATATAGAACTTAG
- the LOC122052275 gene encoding aquaporin TIP3-1-like isoform X1, translated as MQRSSGLRPKRRFALGRTEDAVHPDAMRAVLSEFIATALFVFAAEGSVLSLGKLYKDASTPGGLVVVAIAHALALAVAVSVAYNVSGGHVNPAVTLGSLVGGRISLIRALFYWAAQLLGAVVAALLLRLATGGMRPVGFVVASGVSDWHAVLLEMVMTFGLVYTVYATAIDPKRGNLGTIAPLAIGFILGANILAGGPFDGAAMNPARAFGPALIGWRWKSHWVYWVGPFLGSALAGLAYEFLLIPAEPPRTHQPLTPEDY; from the exons ATGCAGCGCAGCAGCGGTCTGCGCCCAAAACGTCG GTTCGCCTTAGGCCGCACCGAGGACGCCGTCCACCCTGACGCCATGCGCGCCGTCCTCTCCGAGTTCATCGCCACTGCCCTCTTCGTCTTCGCCGCCGAGGGCTCCGTTCTCTCCCTCG GGAAGCTGTACAAGGACGCGTCCACGCCCGGCGGACTGGTGGTGGTGGCCATCGCCCACGCGCTCGCCCTCGCCGTGGCGGTGTCCGTCGCGTACAACGTCTCCGGCGGGCACGTCAACCCGGCCGTCACCCTCGGCTCGCTCGTCGGCGGCCGGATTTCCCTCATTCGGGCTCTGTTCTATTGGGCCGCCCAGCTCCTCGGCGCCGTCGTCGCCGCTCTCCTCCTCCGCCTCGCCACCGGCGGCATG AGGCCGGTGGGGTTCGTGGTGGCGTCGGGCGTCAGCGACTGGCACGCTGTGCTGCTGGAGATGGTGATGACCTTCGGCCTGGTGTACACCGTGTACGCGACGGCGATCGACCCAAAGAGGGGGAACCTCGGGACAATCGCGCCGCTCGCCATCGGGTTCATACTGGGAGCCAACATACTGGCGGGCGGCCCGTTCGACGGCGCGGCGATGAACCCGGCACGGGCGTTCGGGCCGGCGCTGATCGGGTGGAGGTGGAAGAGCCACTGGGTCTACTGGGTGGGGCCGTTCCTGGGGTCGGCGCTGGCCGGACTGGCCTACGAGTTTCTGCTGATCCCGGCGGAGCCGCCTCGCACGCACCAACCTCTGACTCCCGAGGACTACTAA
- the LOC122052275 gene encoding aquaporin TIP3-1-like isoform X2 — protein sequence MPPRRFALGRTEDAVHPDAMRAVLSEFIATALFVFAAEGSVLSLGKLYKDASTPGGLVVVAIAHALALAVAVSVAYNVSGGHVNPAVTLGSLVGGRISLIRALFYWAAQLLGAVVAALLLRLATGGMRPVGFVVASGVSDWHAVLLEMVMTFGLVYTVYATAIDPKRGNLGTIAPLAIGFILGANILAGGPFDGAAMNPARAFGPALIGWRWKSHWVYWVGPFLGSALAGLAYEFLLIPAEPPRTHQPLTPEDY from the exons ATGCCGCCTCGCAGGTTCGCCTTAGGCCGCACCGAGGACGCCGTCCACCCTGACGCCATGCGCGCCGTCCTCTCCGAGTTCATCGCCACTGCCCTCTTCGTCTTCGCCGCCGAGGGCTCCGTTCTCTCCCTCG GGAAGCTGTACAAGGACGCGTCCACGCCCGGCGGACTGGTGGTGGTGGCCATCGCCCACGCGCTCGCCCTCGCCGTGGCGGTGTCCGTCGCGTACAACGTCTCCGGCGGGCACGTCAACCCGGCCGTCACCCTCGGCTCGCTCGTCGGCGGCCGGATTTCCCTCATTCGGGCTCTGTTCTATTGGGCCGCCCAGCTCCTCGGCGCCGTCGTCGCCGCTCTCCTCCTCCGCCTCGCCACCGGCGGCATG AGGCCGGTGGGGTTCGTGGTGGCGTCGGGCGTCAGCGACTGGCACGCTGTGCTGCTGGAGATGGTGATGACCTTCGGCCTGGTGTACACCGTGTACGCGACGGCGATCGACCCAAAGAGGGGGAACCTCGGGACAATCGCGCCGCTCGCCATCGGGTTCATACTGGGAGCCAACATACTGGCGGGCGGCCCGTTCGACGGCGCGGCGATGAACCCGGCACGGGCGTTCGGGCCGGCGCTGATCGGGTGGAGGTGGAAGAGCCACTGGGTCTACTGGGTGGGGCCGTTCCTGGGGTCGGCGCTGGCCGGACTGGCCTACGAGTTTCTGCTGATCCCGGCGGAGCCGCCTCGCACGCACCAACCTCTGACTCCCGAGGACTACTAA